A DNA window from Chloroflexota bacterium contains the following coding sequences:
- a CDS encoding ROK family transcriptional regulator, translated as MKKATRQHTKEHNRRLVLNTVFRHDAISRAEIARKTKLTRATVSEIVSSLLDMGLLAEIGVAASSGGRPPVLVGLVDDARQSICVDLSADEYYGAVVNLRGRILHRYELPGRPPKGEASLQGVYDLIDALLGLTTAPVLGIGVSSPGLVDTHEGVVRQAVNRGWVNLPLRKLLLDRYDLPIHIANDSHMIALAEYTFGHSARTENLVVVKVSEGIGSGIVLGGKLYCGDGFGAGEIGHLSVAENGTRCVCGNVGCLETLSSMRALVQRAQAIAQENPDSFLARRLAEGEEIDRRALVQAVQAGDEAVRSLVRAAARYLGAAIASLVGVLNIHEVILAGDLIDFGDFLLDEVRDEVRKRVLPRIAAETHISFSTLGGDATILGTSALVLAQELGLP; from the coding sequence ATGAAGAAGGCCACCCGGCAGCATACCAAAGAGCATAATCGACGTCTGGTCTTGAACACCGTTTTTCGGCACGACGCCATCAGCCGGGCGGAGATCGCCCGCAAAACCAAATTGACTCGCGCCACGGTGTCCGAGATCGTGTCGTCTCTGCTGGATATGGGGCTGCTGGCCGAGATCGGCGTCGCTGCCTCGTCCGGGGGAAGGCCCCCTGTCCTGGTCGGCCTGGTGGACGATGCCCGTCAATCCATCTGCGTCGACCTGAGCGCCGATGAGTATTACGGCGCCGTCGTGAATCTCCGGGGAAGGATCCTCCATCGATATGAGCTGCCGGGTCGTCCCCCCAAGGGGGAGGCCTCCCTACAGGGCGTGTATGATCTGATCGATGCCCTGTTGGGGCTCACCACGGCCCCGGTCCTGGGGATAGGGGTGAGCTCGCCCGGCCTGGTGGACACCCACGAGGGGGTCGTACGTCAGGCGGTGAACCGGGGATGGGTAAACCTCCCTCTCAGGAAGCTGCTTCTCGATCGATATGACCTTCCCATCCACATCGCGAACGACAGCCACATGATCGCGCTGGCGGAGTATACCTTTGGCCATTCCGCGCGAACGGAGAACCTGGTCGTCGTCAAGGTGAGCGAGGGGATCGGGTCGGGCATCGTGTTGGGGGGGAAGCTATATTGTGGGGACGGCTTTGGGGCGGGCGAGATCGGCCATCTCTCCGTCGCCGAGAACGGCACCCGGTGCGTGTGTGGCAACGTGGGGTGTCTGGAGACGCTCTCCAGTATGCGGGCGCTCGTGCAACGGGCGCAGGCCATCGCACAGGAGAATCCCGATTCCTTCCTGGCGCGCCGCCTGGCCGAGGGCGAGGAGATCGATCGGAGGGCTCTTGTGCAGGCGGTGCAGGCCGGGGACGAGGCGGTGCGGTCGTTGGTCCGTGCCGCCGCGAGGTACCTGGGGGCGGCCATCGCCAGCCTGGTGGGCGTCCTCAATATCCACGAGGTGATCCTGGCGGGCGATCTGATCGACTTCGGCGATTTCCTGCTGGATGAGGTCCGCGATGAGGTGAGGAAACGGGTGTTGCCCAGGATCGCCGCCGAGACGCACATCTCTTTTTCCACCCTGGGCGGCGATGCCACCATCCTGGGGACCTCCGCCCTGGTGCTGGCCCAGGAGCTGGGATTGCCGTAA
- a CDS encoding beta-lactamase family protein codes for MTTSRLQPKQLDRAFAVVREGIERGEAGPSVMAVANGREIIRQEVIPAPDDDIQVHLDSIFLLASITKPFIGTAFMQLAEQGRLLISDPVTRYVPEFGRFGKEEVTIWHLLTHTSGLSEEVWEPLWEERVPASAYLEAACNGFLHFQPGTRWEYCNISFWVLAEIITRVSGEPYVEYLRHSILEPLGMADTAFDFDGPQAERMVPIHSVQPLPGGDDIWPYFRSLALPAGGLYSTAADLVKFGQAMLNGLAGRERTIVSQAGIATMTRLHTEGIRERSTGRPAWYGLGWGKPGGDARTLGTPAAFGHGGATATLLWIEPDHDLVFVFLTNQWGQEVRLAYMALNAILGSL; via the coding sequence ATGACCACATCTCGGCTTCAACCCAAACAGTTGGATCGAGCCTTCGCCGTCGTGCGGGAGGGGATCGAGCGCGGCGAGGCCGGACCGTCCGTGATGGCGGTGGCCAACGGGCGTGAGATCATCCGGCAGGAGGTCATCCCGGCGCCGGACGACGATATCCAGGTCCATCTCGACTCGATCTTCCTGCTGGCCTCCATCACCAAGCCGTTCATCGGCACCGCCTTCATGCAGCTGGCCGAGCAGGGACGGCTGCTCATCTCCGATCCGGTGACCCGATACGTGCCGGAGTTCGGGCGGTTCGGCAAGGAGGAGGTGACCATCTGGCATCTGCTCACGCACACCTCAGGGCTGTCCGAGGAGGTCTGGGAGCCGCTCTGGGAGGAACGGGTGCCCGCCTCCGCTTATCTGGAGGCGGCCTGCAACGGTTTCCTGCACTTTCAGCCCGGCACCCGATGGGAATATTGCAATATCTCCTTTTGGGTGCTGGCCGAGATCATCACGCGTGTCTCGGGCGAGCCGTACGTGGAGTATCTGCGGCACTCCATCCTGGAGCCGTTGGGGATGGCGGACACGGCCTTTGATTTTGACGGCCCGCAGGCGGAGCGGATGGTGCCGATTCACAGCGTGCAACCTCTCCCGGGCGGGGATGACATCTGGCCGTACTTCCGATCGCTGGCGCTTCCGGCGGGCGGGCTGTACAGTACGGCGGCCGATCTGGTGAAGTTCGGCCAGGCGATGCTCAATGGGCTGGCCGGCCGAGAGCGCACCATCGTCAGCCAGGCCGGCATCGCGACCATGACCCGCCTGCACACGGAGGGGATCCGGGAGCGCAGCACGGGGCGGCCGGCCTGGTATGGGCTGGGCTGGGGAAAGCCGGGAGGCGACGCCCGGACGCTGGGGACACCGGCGGCCTTTGGGCATGGCGGCGCCACGGCCACGCTGCTGTGGATCGAGCCCGACCATGATCTGGTGTTCGTCTTCCTGACGAACCAGTGGGGACAGGAGGTGCGCCTGGCCTACATGGCCTTGAACGCCATCTTGGGCTCTCTATAG
- a CDS encoding glycerophosphodiester phosphodiesterase, which produces MVYVVGHRGAAGVVPENTLKGFRYAIELGVDYVECDVHLTRDGHLVVIHDETVSRTTNGRGRVRDLDFVIVRSLDAGEGQQIPTLDEVLATIRGRVRLLCELKGEGVEDAAVDAVLARGMAKEVIFTSFHLDRLARVRERGDDLQIGVIFQDPGEDDLRRAVDLGACSVGIHYRNLCLRLVDEAHNLGLDVRAWNPDTLREQKAMIALGVDGVSTNRPDILIRYLREQGMRA; this is translated from the coding sequence ATGGTATACGTCGTCGGGCATCGGGGGGCGGCCGGCGTGGTGCCGGAGAACACCCTCAAGGGATTTCGATACGCCATCGAGCTGGGGGTCGACTACGTTGAGTGCGACGTGCATCTGACCCGGGACGGGCATCTGGTCGTGATCCATGATGAGACGGTGAGCCGCACGACCAACGGCAGGGGGCGCGTGCGGGACCTGGATTTCGTGATCGTCCGCTCCCTGGACGCGGGGGAGGGCCAGCAGATTCCCACCCTGGACGAGGTGTTGGCCACCATCCGGGGGCGCGTCCGGCTCCTCTGCGAGCTGAAGGGGGAGGGCGTGGAGGACGCGGCCGTGGACGCCGTCCTGGCCCGGGGTATGGCGAAGGAGGTGATCTTCACCTCCTTTCATCTGGATCGTCTCGCCCGGGTGAGGGAGCGCGGCGATGATCTGCAGATCGGCGTCATCTTCCAGGATCCTGGAGAGGACGACCTTCGTCGCGCGGTGGATCTAGGCGCCTGCAGCGTGGGCATCCACTACCGGAATCTGTGCCTGCGCCTGGTGGATGAGGCCCACAACTTGGGGCTGGACGTTCGCGCCTGGAACCCGGACACGCTGCGTGAGCAGAAGGCCATGATCGCGCTGGGCGTAGATGGCGTCAGCACCAATCGGCCGGACATCCTGATCCGCTATCTGAGGGAGCAGGGGATGCGGGCATGA